A genome region from Etheostoma cragini isolate CJK2018 chromosome 4, CSU_Ecrag_1.0, whole genome shotgun sequence includes the following:
- the usp48 gene encoding ubiquitin carboxyl-terminal hydrolase 48 isoform X2: MAPRLQLEKAAWRWVETVKPEEIRLEHIELAYRVNLPACKRATCRRNCKGNPNCLVGIGEQAWLGDIDENAFHNIDDPNSERRDKNTFVGLTNLGATCYVNTFLQVWFHNLELRRSLYQCHNSRAQEHNIESDYEPQSICEHLQYLFALLQNSNRKYIDPSGLVKALGLDTGQQQDAQEFSKLFLSLLEDTLSKQKSPNLQNVIQRQFCGQFSYVTVCNQCGRSSALPSRFYELELNIQGHKNLTECVTEFLKEEKLDGENRYFCESCQSKQSATRRIRLHNLPPTLNLQLMRFVFDRQTGHKKKLNTFISFPEQLDMGPFLEGKEDQKCVYELSAVLIHRGISAYSGHYIAHVKDARTGDWYKFNDEEIEKMEGKKLQLGTEEDIAETVKSQARKPKCSKGYHCSRNAYMLVYKVQEEENADPSVTNVEVPAFLQRLVDQDNHKFEEWCCEMADMRKQSVDKGKAKHEEVKELYELLPAKDGEPYEFIPLDWLKKWLEDSPSTTEIDNSLFLCSHGKLHPDKVADSKRVSLQAAQLLYDRYSGGPRLDGSSLCRECVSQRCRVLRLKNQLNEDFKEITNLVKRTLSGEGYWVSKSSLRSWRQLALEQLEEDEHETKHNNGQINGQGPHNNIKEFGSELSEGNEDEMKTFNEDIVCCHGGLSILETERKLVSSEVWTKLREYFPKAPEFTQIKESCQQCLTLEQEEKDNEAVSKMMALDQKNQLLNLFHEKNRPTLAKWPQDTDVLYIVPLYFVDEWRKFIRRPTKSSPVSNVGNTLLLCPHGGFMFTYDSLINGDAQHVALLWPSEWEVISRLFIVDQPISIHCFKQTTLSDPTPPYTTQPDLCWECRESFLFQQQRDLREYTQATIYIRKVLEDQRMIKEAAPELNASSSEAEEEKEEHPKMDGEGDQDFSQSQDGAKRIKLDDSSMASAAVLPVTNMTKLGGIRRSTRHRKLRGEKALIVSANQTLKELKIQIMHAFSVAPFDQNLSIDGKSLTDDSATLGSLGVIPESIICLKADEPIADYDAMDDVYQVSMPEEGFKGTGLLGH; this comes from the exons ATGGCGCCCCGTTTACAGTTGGAGAAAGCGGCTTGGCGTTGGGTGGAAACTGTAAAACCAGAAGAAATCAGGCTGGAACATATCGAGCTAGCATATCGCGTCAATCTCCCGGCCTGCAAGAGAGCAACCTGCAG GAGGAACTGTAAAGGGAATCCCAACTGTCTTGTGGGGATTGGTGAACAGGCGTGGCTTGGGGATATTGATGAAAATGCTTTTCACAATATTGATGACCCAAATTCAGAGCGTCGAGACAag AACACATTTGTTGGCTTGACAAACCTGGGTGCAACATGTTACGTCAACACATTCCTGCAAGTTTGGTTCCACAACCTGGAGCTGCGTAGGAGTCTCTATCAGTGCCACAATTCCCGAGCACAGGAACACAATATTGAGTCCG ATTACGAGCCTCAGTCCATCTGTGAGCATCTGCAGTATCTGTTTGCACTCCTGCAGAACAGCAACAGAAAATACATCGACCCTTCAGGGCTGGTTAAAGCACTGGGCCTGGACACAGGACAGCAGCAG gatgcCCAGgagttttcaaaacttttctTGTCTCTATTGGAGGATACGCTGTCCAAGCAAAAGAGCCCCAACCTGCAGAATGTCATCCAGCGGCAATTCTGTGGACAGTTCTCCTATGTTACTGT ATGTAACCAGTGTGGACGATCATCTGCGCTGCCGTCCCGATTCTACGAGTTGGAGCTGAACATCCAGGGTCATAAGAACCTCACAGAGTGTGTCACAGAGTTCCTGAAG GAAGAGAAGCTGGATGGGGAGAACCGCTACTTCTGTGAGAGCTGTCAGAGTAAACAGAGCGCCACCCGAAGGATCAGACTGCACAACCTTCCTCCAACCCTCAACCTGCAGCTCATGCGCTTTGTCTTTGATAG ACAAACAGGCCACAAGAAGAAGCTCAACACCTTTATCAGTTTTCCAGAGCAGCTGGATATGGGGCCTTTCTTGGAAGGAAAAGAAG ACCAGAAGTGTGTTTATGAGCTGAGTGCGGTGCTCATCCATCGGGGCATCAGTGCCTACTCGGGCCACTACATTGCCCATGTGAAGGATGCTCGCACTGGCGACTGGTACAAATTCAATGATGAGGAAATTGAGAAAATGGAAGGCAAGAAGCTGCAGCTTGGCACTGAGGAGGACATTG CTGAGACAGTCAAGTCCCAGGCACGAAAGCCAAAGTGCAGTAAAGGCTACCACTGCTCCAGGAATGCCTACATGCTGGTGTATAAGGTCCAGGAAGAGGAGAATGCAGATCCCTCTGTGACCAATGTCGAGGTACCAG CCTTCCTTCAGAGGTTGGTGGACCAAGACAACCATAAGTTTGAGGAGTGGTGCTGTGAGATGGCCGACATGAGAAAACAGAGTGTGGATAAGGGCAAAGCCAAGCATGAGGAGGTGAAGGAGCTCTACGAGCTTTTACCCGCAAAAGACG GCGAGCCATATGAGTTTATTCCCCTGGACTGGTTGAAAAAGTGGCTAGAGGACTCCCCTTCTACAACAGAGATCGACAACTCCCTTTTCCTTTGTTCTCACGGCAAACTGCACCCAGACAAGGTGGCCGACTCCAAGAGGGTTTCCCTGCAAGCTGCTCAGCTCCTCTACGACCGCTACAGTGGAGGGCCGCGACTGGACG gCTCCTCTCTGTGTAGAGAGTGTGTTAGCCAACGGTGCAGAGTGCTGCGGCTGAAGAACCAGCTCAACGAAGATTTCAAAGAAATCACCAACCTCGTCAAGCGCACGCTCAG tgGTGAGGGCTACTGGGTGAGCAAGTCATCTCTGCGTAGCTGGAGGCAGTTGGCTTTAGAACAGCTAGAGGAGGACGAACATGAaaccaaacacaacaatggCCAGATCAATGGACAGGGACCACACAACAACATCAAAG AGTTCGGCTCAGAGCTCTCAGAGGGCAACGAGGACGAGATGAAGACTTTCAACGAAGACATTGTCTGCTGTCACG GGGGTCTGAGTATTTTGGAGACTGAACGGAAGCTGGTTTCCTCTGAAGTTTGGACCAAGCTGAGGGAATACTTTCCCAAAGCCCCAGAATTCACCCAAATCAAAGAGTCCTGTCAGCAGTGCCTG ACATTAGAGCAGGAAGAAAAGGACAACGAGGCAGTGAGTAAGATGATGGCCCTGGACCAGAAGAACCAACTGCTCAACCTCTTTCATGAAAAGAACCGACCAACACTCGCCAAGTGGCCTCAG GACACAGACGTTCTTTACATAGTCCCTCTGTATTTTGTGGATGAGTGGAGAAAATTCATCAG GAGGCCTACTAAATCCTCTCCGGTGTCTAACGTGGGCAACACTCTGCTACTCTGTCCCCACGGAGGCTTCATGTTCACCTATGACTCCCTCATCAACGGAGATGCACAACA TGTAGCTCTGCTCTGGCCCAGCGAATGGGAAGTGATCAGCAGACTCTTCATTGTGGACCAACCAATCTCCATCCACTGCTTCAAACAGACCACACTAAGTGATCCCACCCCTCCATACACTACTCAGCCTG atCTGTGTTGGGAGTGCAGAGAGAGCTTCCTTTTCCAGCAGCAGAGGGATCTCAGAGAGTATACACAAGCAACCATCTACATCCGCAAAGTCCTCGAAGATCAGAgg ATGATAAAAGAAGCAGCTCCAGAACTGAACGCCAGCAGCTctgaggcagaggaggagaaggaagaacaTCCAAAAATGGATGGAGAGGGCGACCAAGACTTCAGCCAG TCACAAGATGGTGCAAAGCGGATTAAGTTGGATGACAGCAGCATGGCATCAGCAGCTGTACTTCCTGTGACCAACATGACCAAACTAGGTGGAATCAGGAGAAGCACTCGACACAGGAAACTTCGAGGAGAGAAAGCACTCATCGTTTCAGCTAATCAGACACTTAAAGAGCTCAAAATACAG ATTATGCACGCCTTCTCTGTGGCTCCGTTTGACCAGAACCTCTCCATTGACGGAAAAAGTCTGACAGATGACTCGGCCACACTGGGTAGTCTGGGCGTCATCCCCGAAAGCATTATCTGTCTAAAG GCTGATGAGCCAATAGCAGACTATGATGCAATGGATGATGTCTATCAGG TGAGTATGCCTGAGGAGGGATTTAAAG GCACTGGGCTTCTCGGGCACTGA
- the usp48 gene encoding ubiquitin carboxyl-terminal hydrolase 48 isoform X1, producing the protein MAPRLQLEKAAWRWVETVKPEEIRLEHIELAYRVNLPACKRATCRRNCKGNPNCLVGIGEQAWLGDIDENAFHNIDDPNSERRDKNTFVGLTNLGATCYVNTFLQVWFHNLELRRSLYQCHNSRAQEHNIESDYEPQSICEHLQYLFALLQNSNRKYIDPSGLVKALGLDTGQQQDAQEFSKLFLSLLEDTLSKQKSPNLQNVIQRQFCGQFSYVTVCNQCGRSSALPSRFYELELNIQGHKNLTECVTEFLKEEKLDGENRYFCESCQSKQSATRRIRLHNLPPTLNLQLMRFVFDRQTGHKKKLNTFISFPEQLDMGPFLEGKEDQKCVYELSAVLIHRGISAYSGHYIAHVKDARTGDWYKFNDEEIEKMEGKKLQLGTEEDIAETVKSQARKPKCSKGYHCSRNAYMLVYKVQEEENADPSVTNVEVPAFLQRLVDQDNHKFEEWCCEMADMRKQSVDKGKAKHEEVKELYELLPAKDGEPYEFIPLDWLKKWLEDSPSTTEIDNSLFLCSHGKLHPDKVADSKRVSLQAAQLLYDRYSGGPRLDGSSLCRECVSQRCRVLRLKNQLNEDFKEITNLVKRTLSGEGYWVSKSSLRSWRQLALEQLEEDEHETKHNNGQINGQGPHNNIKEFGSELSEGNEDEMKTFNEDIVCCHGGLSILETERKLVSSEVWTKLREYFPKAPEFTQIKESCQQCLTLEQEEKDNEAVSKMMALDQKNQLLNLFHEKNRPTLAKWPQDTDVLYIVPLYFVDEWRKFIRRPTKSSPVSNVGNTLLLCPHGGFMFTYDSLINGDAQHVALLWPSEWEVISRLFIVDQPISIHCFKQTTLSDPTPPYTTQPDLCWECRESFLFQQQRDLREYTQATIYIRKVLEDQRMIKEAAPELNASSSEAEEEKEEHPKMDGEGDQDFSQSQDGAKRIKLDDSSMASAAVLPVTNMTKLGGIRRSTRHRKLRGEKALIVSANQTLKELKIQIMHAFSVAPFDQNLSIDGKSLTDDSATLGSLGVIPESIICLKADEPIADYDAMDDVYQGECCHIYLQYITLPCSKKIFKVNYDNTVSQLLPSQ; encoded by the exons ATGGCGCCCCGTTTACAGTTGGAGAAAGCGGCTTGGCGTTGGGTGGAAACTGTAAAACCAGAAGAAATCAGGCTGGAACATATCGAGCTAGCATATCGCGTCAATCTCCCGGCCTGCAAGAGAGCAACCTGCAG GAGGAACTGTAAAGGGAATCCCAACTGTCTTGTGGGGATTGGTGAACAGGCGTGGCTTGGGGATATTGATGAAAATGCTTTTCACAATATTGATGACCCAAATTCAGAGCGTCGAGACAag AACACATTTGTTGGCTTGACAAACCTGGGTGCAACATGTTACGTCAACACATTCCTGCAAGTTTGGTTCCACAACCTGGAGCTGCGTAGGAGTCTCTATCAGTGCCACAATTCCCGAGCACAGGAACACAATATTGAGTCCG ATTACGAGCCTCAGTCCATCTGTGAGCATCTGCAGTATCTGTTTGCACTCCTGCAGAACAGCAACAGAAAATACATCGACCCTTCAGGGCTGGTTAAAGCACTGGGCCTGGACACAGGACAGCAGCAG gatgcCCAGgagttttcaaaacttttctTGTCTCTATTGGAGGATACGCTGTCCAAGCAAAAGAGCCCCAACCTGCAGAATGTCATCCAGCGGCAATTCTGTGGACAGTTCTCCTATGTTACTGT ATGTAACCAGTGTGGACGATCATCTGCGCTGCCGTCCCGATTCTACGAGTTGGAGCTGAACATCCAGGGTCATAAGAACCTCACAGAGTGTGTCACAGAGTTCCTGAAG GAAGAGAAGCTGGATGGGGAGAACCGCTACTTCTGTGAGAGCTGTCAGAGTAAACAGAGCGCCACCCGAAGGATCAGACTGCACAACCTTCCTCCAACCCTCAACCTGCAGCTCATGCGCTTTGTCTTTGATAG ACAAACAGGCCACAAGAAGAAGCTCAACACCTTTATCAGTTTTCCAGAGCAGCTGGATATGGGGCCTTTCTTGGAAGGAAAAGAAG ACCAGAAGTGTGTTTATGAGCTGAGTGCGGTGCTCATCCATCGGGGCATCAGTGCCTACTCGGGCCACTACATTGCCCATGTGAAGGATGCTCGCACTGGCGACTGGTACAAATTCAATGATGAGGAAATTGAGAAAATGGAAGGCAAGAAGCTGCAGCTTGGCACTGAGGAGGACATTG CTGAGACAGTCAAGTCCCAGGCACGAAAGCCAAAGTGCAGTAAAGGCTACCACTGCTCCAGGAATGCCTACATGCTGGTGTATAAGGTCCAGGAAGAGGAGAATGCAGATCCCTCTGTGACCAATGTCGAGGTACCAG CCTTCCTTCAGAGGTTGGTGGACCAAGACAACCATAAGTTTGAGGAGTGGTGCTGTGAGATGGCCGACATGAGAAAACAGAGTGTGGATAAGGGCAAAGCCAAGCATGAGGAGGTGAAGGAGCTCTACGAGCTTTTACCCGCAAAAGACG GCGAGCCATATGAGTTTATTCCCCTGGACTGGTTGAAAAAGTGGCTAGAGGACTCCCCTTCTACAACAGAGATCGACAACTCCCTTTTCCTTTGTTCTCACGGCAAACTGCACCCAGACAAGGTGGCCGACTCCAAGAGGGTTTCCCTGCAAGCTGCTCAGCTCCTCTACGACCGCTACAGTGGAGGGCCGCGACTGGACG gCTCCTCTCTGTGTAGAGAGTGTGTTAGCCAACGGTGCAGAGTGCTGCGGCTGAAGAACCAGCTCAACGAAGATTTCAAAGAAATCACCAACCTCGTCAAGCGCACGCTCAG tgGTGAGGGCTACTGGGTGAGCAAGTCATCTCTGCGTAGCTGGAGGCAGTTGGCTTTAGAACAGCTAGAGGAGGACGAACATGAaaccaaacacaacaatggCCAGATCAATGGACAGGGACCACACAACAACATCAAAG AGTTCGGCTCAGAGCTCTCAGAGGGCAACGAGGACGAGATGAAGACTTTCAACGAAGACATTGTCTGCTGTCACG GGGGTCTGAGTATTTTGGAGACTGAACGGAAGCTGGTTTCCTCTGAAGTTTGGACCAAGCTGAGGGAATACTTTCCCAAAGCCCCAGAATTCACCCAAATCAAAGAGTCCTGTCAGCAGTGCCTG ACATTAGAGCAGGAAGAAAAGGACAACGAGGCAGTGAGTAAGATGATGGCCCTGGACCAGAAGAACCAACTGCTCAACCTCTTTCATGAAAAGAACCGACCAACACTCGCCAAGTGGCCTCAG GACACAGACGTTCTTTACATAGTCCCTCTGTATTTTGTGGATGAGTGGAGAAAATTCATCAG GAGGCCTACTAAATCCTCTCCGGTGTCTAACGTGGGCAACACTCTGCTACTCTGTCCCCACGGAGGCTTCATGTTCACCTATGACTCCCTCATCAACGGAGATGCACAACA TGTAGCTCTGCTCTGGCCCAGCGAATGGGAAGTGATCAGCAGACTCTTCATTGTGGACCAACCAATCTCCATCCACTGCTTCAAACAGACCACACTAAGTGATCCCACCCCTCCATACACTACTCAGCCTG atCTGTGTTGGGAGTGCAGAGAGAGCTTCCTTTTCCAGCAGCAGAGGGATCTCAGAGAGTATACACAAGCAACCATCTACATCCGCAAAGTCCTCGAAGATCAGAgg ATGATAAAAGAAGCAGCTCCAGAACTGAACGCCAGCAGCTctgaggcagaggaggagaaggaagaacaTCCAAAAATGGATGGAGAGGGCGACCAAGACTTCAGCCAG TCACAAGATGGTGCAAAGCGGATTAAGTTGGATGACAGCAGCATGGCATCAGCAGCTGTACTTCCTGTGACCAACATGACCAAACTAGGTGGAATCAGGAGAAGCACTCGACACAGGAAACTTCGAGGAGAGAAAGCACTCATCGTTTCAGCTAATCAGACACTTAAAGAGCTCAAAATACAG ATTATGCACGCCTTCTCTGTGGCTCCGTTTGACCAGAACCTCTCCATTGACGGAAAAAGTCTGACAGATGACTCGGCCACACTGGGTAGTCTGGGCGTCATCCCCGAAAGCATTATCTGTCTAAAG GCTGATGAGCCAATAGCAGACTATGATGCAATGGATGATGTCTATCAGGGTGAATGCTGTCATATTTACCTCCAATACATTACATTACCTTGTTCAAAAAAAATTTTTAAAGTCAATTATGATAACACTGTTTCTCAACTACTTCCTTCACAGTGA